The proteins below come from a single Afipia felis ATCC 53690 genomic window:
- a CDS encoding ThiF family adenylyltransferase, whose product MSHRLLARSDDLLALRNAGFHLEIRSGYLLVKDVPYVTSSREVREDGVLFSKLETQVVNGHERTKKPGAHVAYWTGEHPCKADGAKIRAFENPSAPQNFGKGVQADFTFSAKASYRDYVHKMQAYLGWIVGEAQKIRPEVTAQTFPVYATDEDDDDVFNYIDTASSRVHVGADNEKLEEQRVAIIGVGGTGSYVLDFVAKTRVGEIHIFDGDRFDTHNAFRAPGAWSLEELESKKSKVDTLGDIYGKLRRRGLIKHPAKLTAENIQQLEGINFAFLCLDNGKSKRAIVDWLLEHNVSFIDVGMGVVRAPTGLQGIVRVLTCTPDKSDHIATRMSFGEEDEAENEYATNIQIAELNALNAAMAVIRWKRLIGFYRDAGREHYSSYQIATGVIAIEETE is encoded by the coding sequence ATGTCACACCGGCTACTCGCTCGTAGCGATGATTTGCTCGCGCTTCGCAACGCGGGCTTTCATCTCGAGATCCGCAGCGGATACCTCTTGGTCAAGGATGTGCCCTACGTCACGTCCTCGCGCGAAGTCCGCGAAGACGGCGTTCTCTTCTCCAAGTTGGAGACGCAGGTCGTTAACGGGCACGAGCGCACCAAGAAGCCGGGCGCTCACGTTGCCTACTGGACGGGGGAGCACCCATGTAAGGCCGACGGTGCAAAAATCCGCGCCTTCGAGAATCCCAGTGCGCCACAGAATTTCGGCAAAGGCGTCCAAGCTGACTTCACCTTCTCGGCGAAGGCCAGCTATCGCGATTACGTCCACAAGATGCAGGCCTATCTCGGCTGGATTGTTGGCGAGGCGCAGAAGATCCGCCCGGAAGTCACGGCGCAGACCTTCCCGGTATACGCTACGGACGAAGACGATGACGATGTCTTCAATTACATCGACACGGCGTCAAGCCGTGTCCACGTGGGCGCCGATAACGAGAAGCTCGAAGAGCAGCGCGTCGCCATCATAGGCGTAGGCGGCACTGGATCGTACGTCCTCGATTTCGTGGCGAAGACTCGCGTCGGGGAGATTCATATCTTCGACGGCGACCGTTTCGACACGCACAACGCGTTCCGCGCACCGGGAGCGTGGTCGCTGGAAGAGCTCGAAAGCAAGAAATCCAAGGTCGATACACTGGGCGACATCTACGGCAAGCTGCGCAGACGCGGCTTGATCAAGCATCCAGCAAAGCTGACCGCTGAAAACATCCAGCAGCTTGAGGGTATCAACTTTGCCTTTCTGTGCCTGGATAACGGTAAGTCTAAGCGCGCAATCGTCGATTGGCTCCTTGAACACAACGTGTCGTTCATCGACGTCGGCATGGGCGTGGTGCGTGCGCCGACGGGCTTGCAGGGTATCGTGCGCGTCCTCACCTGCACGCCAGACAAGAGCGATCATATCGCAACCCGCATGTCGTTCGGCGAGGAAGATGAGGCGGAGAACGAGTACGCCACCAACATCCAGATCGCTGAATTGAATGCGCTGAACGCCGCGATGGCTGTGATAAGATGGAAGCGTTTGATCGGCTTCTACCGCGACGCCGGACGCGAGCATTATTCCAGCTACCAAATTGCAACCGGCGTAATCGC
- a CDS encoding multiubiquitin domain-containing protein produces the protein MANGNNNGNGNGNGGGSPGHGGGNDHMITIYVNGTPYEVEKGPLSYAQLLVLISAAPLPENQRYAVQYSKGNNDKPTGTLIEGESVQVKKDMEFDVTPATRS, from the coding sequence ATGGCGAACGGTAACAACAACGGCAATGGGAACGGTAATGGCGGGGGCAGCCCCGGCCACGGCGGCGGCAACGACCACATGATCACAATCTACGTGAACGGCACGCCATATGAGGTCGAGAAGGGCCCCCTCTCTTATGCGCAGCTGCTGGTCTTGATCAGCGCGGCGCCGCTGCCGGAGAACCAGCGCTATGCGGTTCAGTATAGCAAGGGCAACAACGACAAACCGACCGGCACGCTTATCGAAGGCGAGTCCGTGCAGGTGAAGAAGGACATGGAATTCGATGTCACACCGGCTACTCGCTCGTAG
- a CDS encoding DUF2188 domain-containing protein, with protein MSKNDRFVVKHGTDWAVKKAASATPESVHHKQSNAEQQAKATVRSLGGGEVRIQGRDAKWRDSDTVAPGRDPFPPRDKKH; from the coding sequence ATGTCGAAGAATGATCGCTTTGTAGTGAAGCACGGCACGGATTGGGCGGTGAAGAAGGCCGCTTCGGCCACACCCGAAAGCGTGCACCACAAACAGTCCAATGCCGAACAGCAGGCAAAGGCAACGGTCCGCAGCCTCGGCGGTGGCGAGGTTAGGATTCAGGGTCGCGACGCGAAATGGCGCGACTCTGATACGGTCGCTCCGGGACGCGATCCTTTCCCGCCTCGTGACAAAAAACACTAA
- a CDS encoding helix-turn-helix domain-containing protein produces MGEDQATEIFSKRLREARDLRGLSQALLAAKAGLPPASVSHFESGPRKPSFDNLKALAKALDVTTDYLLGRSETPDASAETVGRLHRDLHKLSSQDLELAQDFVELLLKKRNSGNDQT; encoded by the coding sequence ATGGGTGAGGACCAAGCCACTGAAATCTTTAGTAAACGGCTCAGAGAAGCGCGCGACCTGCGGGGCTTGAGCCAAGCCCTGCTGGCGGCCAAAGCGGGTCTGCCGCCCGCTTCCGTGTCGCATTTCGAATCGGGACCTAGGAAACCGTCCTTCGATAATCTCAAGGCTCTGGCCAAGGCATTGGACGTGACGACGGACTATTTGCTTGGTCGTTCCGAAACACCCGACGCATCGGCGGAAACAGTTGGCCGACTTCACCGTGATCTACACAAATTGTCATCACAAGACCTGGAGCTAGCTCAGGATTTCGTCGAGCTTCTCCTCAAGAAGCGCAACTCCGGAAACGACCAAACATGA
- a CDS encoding ImmA/IrrE family metallo-endopeptidase, with translation MSAGLRLARRSIAESAATQVLRANNIEGPWVDPIAIAKAKGIEVRAKPDTADGVSGMLLKAGDEFGILYATKIPSRGFQRFSVAHELGHYCIEGHSDALLDNGMHISHAGFQSSDPYEHEADHFAAALLMPERAFKRAIDEYDPGLACVEALSKQCETSLTATAIRYVTLTADGVAVLLTKGDGVEWCFMSDGLKQAKGLRFIRKWAPVPDTTLTASFNTRPDDERAGQSDSREACLNDWMGGDCSYRVTEEVIGLGRYGRSLTILTCKGLSMRSEAEEDDGDEDKLIESWTPRFK, from the coding sequence ATGAGTGCGGGACTGCGACTGGCTCGGCGCTCAATTGCGGAGTCGGCAGCGACCCAAGTGCTGCGCGCAAACAACATTGAAGGTCCATGGGTCGATCCGATAGCGATTGCCAAGGCTAAGGGTATCGAAGTTCGTGCCAAGCCGGATACCGCCGACGGCGTATCAGGGATGCTCCTCAAGGCAGGCGACGAGTTCGGAATACTCTATGCTACGAAAATTCCAAGCCGTGGTTTCCAACGATTCAGCGTTGCCCATGAACTAGGGCACTACTGCATCGAGGGACATTCGGACGCGCTCCTCGATAACGGGATGCACATCTCACACGCAGGGTTCCAATCTTCCGATCCTTACGAGCACGAAGCGGATCACTTTGCGGCGGCGCTGTTGATGCCGGAGAGAGCGTTCAAGCGCGCAATTGACGAGTACGACCCTGGCCTCGCTTGCGTCGAGGCGCTGAGCAAGCAATGCGAAACCTCACTAACCGCGACTGCCATACGTTACGTCACGTTGACTGCTGATGGAGTTGCGGTGTTGTTGACTAAGGGCGACGGCGTGGAATGGTGCTTCATGTCGGATGGCCTGAAGCAAGCGAAGGGACTGAGGTTCATTCGCAAATGGGCGCCAGTTCCCGATACGACGCTGACGGCTTCTTTCAATACACGCCCAGATGATGAGCGAGCTGGCCAAAGCGATTCCAGAGAGGCTTGTCTCAATGACTGGATGGGCGGCGATTGTTCATATCGCGTGACGGAAGAAGTCATCGGTTTGGGTCGGTACGGACGCAGTCTTACGATATTGACCTGCAAGGGCTTGTCTATGCGCTCCGAAGCCGAGGAGGACGACGGAGACGAAGACAAGTTGATTGAAAGCTGGACGCCACGATTCAAGTGA
- a CDS encoding YccF domain-containing protein, whose product MSPVSLLLNILWIVLGGFWMAVGWMIAAVLMAITIIGIPWARAAMTIAGYTLFPFGQRAISREMVTGRSDVGTGPLGMIGNIIWFILAGWWLALGHLGTALLMAITIVGLPFAWAHLKLAGIALWPIGKTIVPA is encoded by the coding sequence ATGTCTCCGGTTTCGCTTCTCCTGAACATTCTCTGGATCGTGCTCGGCGGCTTCTGGATGGCGGTCGGCTGGATGATCGCGGCCGTGCTGATGGCGATCACCATCATCGGCATTCCGTGGGCGCGCGCGGCGATGACGATCGCGGGTTACACGCTGTTTCCGTTCGGCCAGCGCGCGATCTCGCGCGAGATGGTCACCGGCCGCTCCGACGTCGGCACAGGGCCGCTCGGGATGATCGGCAACATCATCTGGTTCATCCTGGCGGGTTGGTGGCTCGCGCTCGGCCATCTCGGCACGGCGCTGCTGATGGCCATCACCATCGTCGGCCTGCCGTTCGCATGGGCACATCTCAAGCTCGCGGGCATCGCGCTTTGGCCGATCGGCAAGACCATCGTTCCGGCGTGA
- a CDS encoding Ada metal-binding domain-containing protein, translating to MSSRTETGGKTYRLLGSDGAFYHSTTPGQFGGHARQRIYGSLDCRAAARALAKGDTYRRHRVFFADEANAIGAGYRPCAVCLPTQYRVWRARTR from the coding sequence ATGAGCTCCAGGACAGAAACAGGCGGCAAAACCTATCGCCTGCTCGGCAGCGATGGGGCGTTTTATCACAGCACGACGCCAGGCCAGTTCGGCGGCCACGCGCGACAGCGTATCTACGGCAGCCTCGATTGTCGCGCCGCCGCCCGCGCGCTGGCCAAGGGCGACACTTACCGGCGACATCGGGTGTTCTTCGCGGATGAAGCAAATGCGATCGGTGCGGGGTACCGTCCTTGCGCGGTCTGCCTGCCGACCCAATATCGAGTCTGGCGCGCACGAACGAGGTGA
- a CDS encoding NADH:flavin oxidoreductase/NADH oxidase, producing the protein MSELFAPWQLGRLALSNRIIIAPMCEYSAEDGSATDWHMIHLGHLALSGAGLLILEATAVSPQGRISPQDLGLYSDANEKALARVLGAVRTYSPIKVAIQLAHAGRKASTKVPWEGGKQIAPSEKDGWQTEAPSALGFAKDDNVPTALDAQGLLRVRDDFVRAAKRATTLGFDGIELHAAHGYLLHQFLSPLSNARTDQYGGSLENRMRFPLEIYDAVRAAFPADKPVWVRLSATDWADGGWDIEGSIAFAKALKARGCPAIHVSSGGLTPAQQIKLGPGYQVAFSERIRAEAGIPTIAVGLITEPKQAEEILAKGQADAIALARAALYDPRWPWHAAAELGDHVHAPPQYLRCAPHGHSDLFDAP; encoded by the coding sequence GTGAGTGAACTGTTCGCACCCTGGCAATTGGGGCGGCTTGCCCTGTCCAACCGCATTATCATTGCGCCGATGTGCGAATACTCCGCCGAGGACGGCAGCGCCACCGACTGGCACATGATCCATCTCGGCCATCTGGCGCTCTCCGGCGCGGGACTTCTGATCCTGGAAGCGACGGCGGTATCGCCGCAGGGGCGTATTTCGCCGCAAGATCTCGGCCTTTATTCCGACGCTAACGAAAAGGCGCTGGCCCGCGTACTCGGCGCGGTACGCACTTACTCGCCGATCAAGGTCGCCATTCAACTCGCTCACGCCGGACGCAAGGCCTCGACGAAGGTGCCGTGGGAGGGTGGCAAGCAGATCGCACCTAGCGAGAAGGACGGCTGGCAGACCGAGGCGCCGTCCGCGCTTGGCTTCGCGAAAGATGACAACGTGCCGACCGCGCTTGATGCACAGGGTTTGTTGCGTGTGCGCGACGATTTCGTCCGCGCGGCGAAGCGTGCAACTACCCTCGGATTCGACGGCATCGAACTGCATGCGGCACACGGTTATCTGCTGCATCAATTCCTGTCGCCGCTCTCCAACGCGCGCACCGATCAATACGGCGGCAGTCTCGAGAACCGGATGCGGTTTCCGCTCGAAATCTACGATGCGGTGCGCGCGGCCTTCCCTGCGGACAAGCCGGTCTGGGTGCGACTCTCCGCGACCGACTGGGCCGACGGCGGATGGGATATCGAAGGCTCGATCGCTTTCGCGAAGGCGCTGAAGGCGCGCGGCTGTCCGGCGATCCATGTTTCCAGCGGCGGGCTGACGCCTGCGCAGCAGATCAAACTCGGCCCCGGCTATCAGGTCGCATTCTCGGAACGCATTCGCGCGGAGGCCGGCATTCCCACCATCGCGGTCGGTCTCATCACCGAGCCCAAGCAGGCGGAAGAGATTCTCGCCAAGGGGCAGGCCGATGCGATCGCGTTGGCACGCGCCGCGCTGTACGATCCGCGCTGGCCTTGGCACGCCGCGGCTGAACTCGGCGATCACGTTCACGCGCCGCCGCAATATCTGCGCTGCGCGCCGCACGGCCATTCAGATCTGTTCGACGCGCCTTGA
- a CDS encoding DUF3095 domain-containing protein, producing MNRDNDAAFYSGIPTFDDFGRLMEPSLYRALPGGWLIGTADIVRSTDAIANRRYKAVNMAGAAVIAAMTNAMGNRSFPFVFGGDGASFAVDAASREIAAEALATTAAWVEEALDLTMRVALIPIEAIRAEGFDVRVARYAPSPHVSYAMFDGGGLKWADTAMKRGVFALAKAPRGTHPDLTGLSCHFSEIMSARGIMLSFLVVPHGEDKAAFRAVIERMLALVEMSPEGGRPIPLQGPPRHWPSPGADYVARAWRRGPLWWRRGVVSLGALWLYAMTHSPVRIGRYAMQTYLRQVVDNSDFRKYDDGLRMVIDCTVQTAGAIEALLSHAAAAGTVRYGLHRQDAALMTCFTLAAMGPGHFHFVDGARGGYASAAAALKAAMN from the coding sequence ATGAATCGGGACAATGATGCCGCGTTCTATTCCGGCATTCCCACGTTCGACGATTTCGGCCGGCTGATGGAGCCGTCGCTCTATCGCGCCTTGCCGGGAGGCTGGCTGATCGGCACGGCGGACATCGTGCGCTCGACGGATGCGATCGCCAATCGGCGTTACAAGGCCGTCAACATGGCGGGTGCTGCAGTGATCGCTGCGATGACCAACGCAATGGGCAATCGCAGTTTTCCGTTCGTATTTGGCGGTGATGGCGCGAGCTTTGCGGTTGATGCCGCCAGTCGCGAGATTGCTGCCGAAGCGCTGGCGACGACGGCGGCATGGGTGGAGGAGGCGCTCGATCTGACGATGCGTGTCGCGCTTATTCCGATTGAAGCGATCCGTGCGGAAGGCTTCGATGTGCGCGTGGCGCGGTATGCGCCGTCGCCTCATGTCAGCTATGCGATGTTCGACGGCGGCGGCCTGAAATGGGCAGATACCGCAATGAAGCGCGGCGTGTTCGCGCTGGCCAAGGCGCCACGCGGGACTCACCCCGATCTCACCGGACTGTCATGTCATTTTTCCGAAATCATGTCGGCGCGCGGCATCATGCTTTCGTTTCTCGTGGTGCCGCACGGCGAAGATAAAGCCGCATTCCGTGCGGTGATCGAAAGAATGCTGGCGCTGGTGGAGATGAGTCCGGAGGGAGGTCGCCCGATTCCGCTGCAAGGGCCGCCGCGCCACTGGCCGTCGCCGGGCGCGGACTATGTCGCGCGGGCCTGGCGGCGTGGTCCGCTCTGGTGGCGCCGCGGTGTGGTGTCGTTGGGGGCGCTCTGGCTGTATGCGATGACGCACTCTCCCGTTCGTATCGGCAGATACGCGATGCAAACCTATCTGCGTCAGGTGGTGGATAATTCGGACTTCCGGAAGTACGACGATGGCCTGCGCATGGTGATCGATTGCACGGTGCAGACCGCAGGCGCGATCGAGGCGTTGCTTTCACACGCGGCGGCGGCAGGCACGGTCCGCTACGGCCTGCATCGGCAGGATGCAGCCCTGATGACGTGCTTCACGCTGGCGGCGATGGGGCCCGGTCATTTCCATTTCGTCGACGGCGCGCGCGGCGGCTATGCCTCCGCAGCGGCCGCGCTCAAGGCTGCGATGAACTGA
- a CDS encoding MBL fold metallo-hydrolase: protein MTEQTNEAPKASASIIPVTPFQQNCMLLWCEQTKKAVVIDPGGDVLDILNAIKQAGVKVEHIWLTHGHVDHVGGADELREHLKVPITGPHIADKFLLDHVVDSARRYGLTGLRNVTPDTWLEEGDKVSIGELTFELLHCPGHSPGSMVFFNPDMKFAIMGDVLFNGSIGRTDLPGGDHATLLASIRDKVLPLGDEVGFICGHGPGSTIGQERLTNPFLNGMA from the coding sequence ATGACCGAGCAGACCAATGAGGCGCCGAAGGCCAGCGCAAGCATCATTCCCGTCACGCCATTCCAGCAGAACTGCATGCTGCTGTGGTGCGAGCAAACCAAAAAAGCCGTGGTGATCGATCCCGGCGGGGACGTGCTCGACATTCTCAACGCGATCAAGCAGGCCGGCGTCAAGGTCGAGCACATCTGGCTGACCCACGGCCATGTCGATCACGTCGGCGGTGCCGACGAACTGCGCGAGCATCTCAAGGTACCGATCACCGGCCCGCACATCGCCGACAAATTCCTGCTCGACCATGTCGTGGACAGCGCACGGCGCTACGGCCTCACCGGCCTGCGCAACGTCACGCCCGACACCTGGCTCGAGGAAGGTGACAAGGTCAGCATCGGCGAACTGACGTTCGAGCTTCTGCATTGCCCCGGCCATTCGCCGGGCAGCATGGTGTTCTTCAATCCGGACATGAAATTCGCGATCATGGGCGACGTGCTGTTCAACGGCTCGATCGGCCGCACCGATCTGCCCGGTGGCGATCATGCAACGCTGCTCGCCTCCATCCGCGACAAGGTGCTGCCGCTCGGCGACGAGGTCGGCTTCATCTGCGGCCACGGTCCGGGCTCGACCATCGGTCAGGAGCGCCTGACCAATCCGTTCCTCAACGGCATGGCCTGA
- a CDS encoding MmcB family DNA repair protein, protein MLQSPLNAVACPADGRQSETARMVARGTSRFLASLGFSCVEELPLPSGGRADLVAMNTRGEMWIVEIKSSREDLRADQKWESYRAHCDRLFFAFPSELPCELFPLETGLIVADGYGAHLHCEAPEHRLPAATRKVMMIRFGIAAARRMNRLIDPQGHGMVDE, encoded by the coding sequence ATGCTTCAATCTCCCCTTAATGCCGTGGCGTGTCCCGCAGACGGTCGCCAATCCGAGACTGCGCGCATGGTGGCGCGCGGCACATCGCGCTTTCTTGCCTCGCTGGGTTTCTCCTGTGTCGAGGAACTGCCGCTGCCCTCTGGTGGCCGTGCCGATCTGGTGGCTATGAACACACGGGGCGAGATGTGGATCGTCGAGATCAAATCCTCCCGCGAGGATCTGCGGGCCGACCAGAAATGGGAAAGCTACCGCGCCCATTGCGACCGATTGTTCTTTGCGTTCCCGAGCGAATTGCCGTGCGAACTGTTTCCGCTCGAGACGGGATTAATCGTCGCCGATGGCTATGGCGCCCATCTGCATTGCGAAGCGCCGGAGCATCGCCTGCCCGCGGCGACGCGCAAGGTGATGATGATCCGGTTCGGGATTGCCGCTGCGCGACGGATGAATCGTCTGATCGACCCGCAAGGTCACGGCATGGTCGACGAGTGA
- a CDS encoding biliverdin-producing heme oxygenase, with amino-acid sequence MIHDLIREATHTSHRRLDLALSWLDLSKPRYYASFLRGQAEALFPIEAALERNGIDLILPDWPRRARSAALEYDLIVMDASCDPLPEPHFDNPAQMLGTVYVLEATRMGARVMLSRLAEHPDSCSIGATKYLRHGFGQRLWPTFLDVLETHPAALSDPRSVVQGAEIAFGMFESALVPIVSTAAE; translated from the coding sequence CACAGGCGGCTCGATCTTGCGTTGTCCTGGCTCGATCTCAGCAAGCCGCGCTATTACGCGAGCTTCCTGCGCGGTCAGGCGGAGGCGTTGTTTCCGATCGAGGCAGCCCTCGAGCGCAACGGCATTGATCTGATCCTGCCGGACTGGCCGCGCCGCGCGCGCTCCGCCGCGCTCGAATACGACCTCATCGTGATGGATGCCTCGTGCGATCCGCTTCCGGAACCGCATTTCGACAATCCCGCGCAGATGCTCGGCACCGTCTATGTGCTGGAGGCCACGCGCATGGGCGCTCGGGTGATGCTGTCGCGTCTCGCCGAGCATCCGGATTCGTGCTCGATCGGCGCGACGAAATATCTGCGGCACGGCTTCGGCCAGCGGCTGTGGCCAACCTTTCTCGACGTGCTCGAAACCCACCCGGCGGCGCTGTCCGATCCGCGATCCGTGGTGCAGGGCGCTGAGATCGCGTTCGGCATGTTCGAGAGCGCGCTGGTGCCTATCGTCAGCACCGCAGCCGAGTAA